In Woeseia oceani, one DNA window encodes the following:
- a CDS encoding PDZ domain-containing protein, with protein sequence MKHTFSLAALLLVTAMHSAAMAQTAEKQELERSIEVEQRASESAQEAHSFEAQMRAAEARLEEAARHIAELSTRQLPRLNGEGWEFSFGNRPVLGISIDAGEQDGPVDGVTVLAVSPGGAAFAAGMRAGDVITSVNGESLQAASNERANEKLLDFMKGVEEGDALDVQYKRGGKLANVEVKLQVATEQLFAFQLPGSGVAPHAPAAPRAPAAAIDLREFAFWRGNGGWSDMEVVPLSADLGRYFGADKGLLVIRAPSDKTLQLRDGDVIRAIDGREPTSIGHVVRILDSYQPGESLNIEIMRDKRKQTLTVDIPDNRQSGIMEPGSWAKVSSWPAVQK encoded by the coding sequence ATGAAACACACATTCTCTCTTGCTGCGCTACTGCTGGTGACCGCTATGCACAGCGCAGCTATGGCACAAACAGCCGAAAAGCAGGAATTGGAGCGCAGTATTGAGGTCGAACAGCGTGCGTCTGAATCGGCGCAGGAGGCACACAGTTTCGAAGCGCAAATGCGCGCGGCTGAAGCGCGCCTTGAGGAAGCTGCGCGCCACATCGCCGAGCTCAGCACGCGGCAATTGCCACGTTTGAATGGGGAGGGCTGGGAATTCAGTTTCGGCAATCGTCCCGTGTTGGGAATTTCAATCGATGCCGGCGAGCAGGATGGCCCGGTTGACGGCGTTACCGTTCTCGCCGTATCGCCGGGTGGCGCCGCATTTGCAGCGGGCATGCGGGCGGGCGATGTCATTACCTCGGTTAATGGCGAATCGCTGCAGGCAGCGAGCAACGAAAGGGCAAACGAGAAGCTTCTCGATTTCATGAAAGGCGTCGAAGAGGGCGATGCGCTGGATGTTCAGTACAAGCGTGGCGGCAAACTCGCCAACGTTGAGGTCAAGCTCCAGGTCGCAACCGAGCAGCTGTTTGCGTTCCAACTACCGGGCTCAGGCGTCGCGCCGCACGCCCCGGCGGCACCGCGAGCGCCTGCGGCGGCCATCGATCTGCGGGAGTTTGCGTTCTGGCGCGGCAACGGTGGCTGGAGCGACATGGAAGTTGTGCCGCTTAGCGCCGATCTCGGCCGTTACTTTGGTGCGGACAAGGGCCTGTTGGTGATCCGGGCGCCGAGTGACAAGACTCTGCAGCTACGCGATGGCGACGTCATCCGCGCGATCGACGGTCGCGAACCAACCTCAATCGGGCACGTGGTACGGATACTGGATTCCTACCAGCCTGGCGAGTCACTGAACATTGAGATCATGCGCGACAAACGCAAACAGACGTTGACCGTGGATATTCCCGACAACCGTCAAAGCGGCATTATGGAACCGGGCTCATGGGCCAAGGTATCGTCATGGCCGGCGGTACAGAAATAG
- the queA gene encoding tRNA preQ1(34) S-adenosylmethionine ribosyltransferase-isomerase QueA, which produces MQLADFNYDLPDALIARYPEAERRASRLLLVDPASNSLSDRRFAELPTLLHANDLLVFNDTRVIKARLVGSKASGGRVEILVERQLDETDVLAHVRASKSPKAGGRLLFADNGQAEVLDRDGALFHLRFDRPVAPYLDAFGEMPLPPYLERRAEASDTERYQTVYARQPGAVAAPTAGLHFDQAMLAETAAKGVQQTYVTLHVGAGTFQNLRAEQVAENRLHSERVELSEQVVRAVAETRERQGRVIAVGTTSVRALEFAARDGQLKPCSGETDLFIRPGYRWHVVDAMLTNFHLPQSSLLMLVAAFAGTRRVLGAYQHAIEQRYRFFSYGDAMLLTGRGADQ; this is translated from the coding sequence ATGCAGCTGGCCGACTTCAATTACGACCTACCTGACGCGCTGATTGCCCGGTACCCGGAGGCGGAGCGGCGCGCCAGCCGTCTGTTGCTGGTTGATCCGGCTTCGAACAGTTTGAGCGATCGCCGCTTCGCAGAGTTGCCGACGCTGCTGCACGCGAACGACTTGCTGGTGTTCAATGACACCCGGGTCATCAAGGCTCGCCTCGTGGGCAGCAAAGCAAGCGGTGGCCGGGTCGAGATACTGGTCGAGCGGCAGCTGGATGAAACCGACGTGCTCGCTCATGTGCGCGCGAGTAAATCACCGAAAGCCGGCGGTCGCCTGCTGTTCGCTGACAACGGTCAGGCGGAAGTGCTTGACCGGGACGGCGCGCTGTTTCATTTGCGCTTCGACAGGCCGGTGGCACCGTATCTGGACGCGTTCGGCGAGATGCCGTTGCCGCCCTATCTGGAACGCCGGGCCGAGGCCAGCGACACCGAGCGCTACCAGACCGTCTATGCGCGGCAGCCCGGCGCTGTTGCGGCACCTACAGCAGGCTTGCATTTCGACCAAGCCATGCTTGCCGAAACAGCCGCCAAAGGCGTGCAACAAACCTACGTTACCTTGCACGTCGGTGCCGGCACTTTTCAGAACCTGCGTGCAGAACAAGTGGCCGAGAATCGCCTGCACAGCGAACGCGTGGAGCTGAGCGAACAGGTGGTTCGCGCGGTGGCTGAAACCCGCGAACGGCAAGGTCGGGTGATCGCTGTGGGGACCACCTCGGTCCGCGCACTGGAGTTCGCCGCCCGTGACGGGCAGCTAAAGCCGTGCAGTGGCGAAACCGATCTTTTCATTCGGCCCGGGTACCGCTGGCATGTTGTCGATGCCATGCTGACCAATTTCCATTTGCCGCAATCATCGTTGCTGATGCTGGTCGCCGCATTCGCCGGAACCCGGCGGGTACTGGGCGCCTATCAGCACGCGATCGAACAACGCTATCGCTTCTTCAGTTACGGTGACGCGATGCTGCTGACCGGGCGCGGGGCTGACCAATGA
- the tgt gene encoding tRNA guanosine(34) transglycosylase Tgt has product MKLRIDARCGAARTGVLEFRRGTVRTPAFMPVGTYGSVKSVTPEEVRASGADILLGNTFHLMLRPGAEIVRAHGGLHEFIHWDRPILTDSGGFQVFSLAAMRKLSPEGVSFRSPVNGDEVFLTPERSMEVQHALNADVTMIFDECTPYPATEREAATSMRLSLDWARRSRQRFDELRAANPERGEALFGIVQGGIYDELRQESLQGLQGIGFDGYAIGGLAVGEPEDERLAVMDALCPTLPDDRPRYLMGVGTPLDIAEAVSRGVDMFDCVMPTRHARNGHLFTSEGVIRIRNARHTSDTGPLDPACDCYTCQNYSRAYLRHLEKCGEMLGPRLCTIHNLHYYQRLMTDLRAAITAGELPAAVARLKSVYQQSRG; this is encoded by the coding sequence ATGAAGCTGCGAATCGACGCACGCTGTGGGGCGGCACGTACCGGAGTACTGGAATTCCGTCGCGGTACCGTCCGCACGCCAGCTTTTATGCCGGTTGGTACTTACGGCAGCGTGAAAAGCGTGACCCCGGAAGAGGTCCGCGCAAGCGGTGCCGATATCCTGCTCGGCAATACTTTCCACCTGATGTTGCGTCCCGGCGCCGAAATTGTGCGCGCGCACGGCGGCTTGCACGAGTTCATCCACTGGGACCGGCCTATCCTGACGGATTCCGGGGGCTTCCAGGTTTTTTCGCTGGCGGCCATGCGCAAGCTGTCTCCAGAGGGTGTGAGTTTCCGCTCGCCGGTCAATGGCGACGAGGTGTTCCTGACGCCGGAGCGCTCCATGGAAGTCCAGCACGCCCTGAACGCTGACGTGACTATGATTTTCGACGAGTGCACGCCGTACCCGGCAACAGAACGCGAGGCGGCAACCTCGATGCGCTTGTCGCTCGACTGGGCAAGGCGTAGCCGGCAACGATTCGACGAGCTGCGCGCGGCAAACCCGGAGCGAGGTGAGGCGCTGTTCGGCATCGTGCAGGGCGGCATATACGACGAACTGCGGCAGGAGTCGCTGCAGGGCCTGCAAGGGATCGGTTTCGATGGCTACGCAATCGGCGGTCTGGCGGTTGGTGAACCGGAAGACGAGCGGCTGGCGGTCATGGACGCGCTCTGCCCGACACTGCCAGACGACCGGCCCCGCTACCTGATGGGCGTTGGCACACCGCTCGATATTGCCGAGGCCGTCAGCCGCGGCGTCGACATGTTTGATTGTGTGATGCCGACCCGTCATGCCCGCAACGGCCACCTGTTCACGTCTGAAGGCGTGATCCGCATCCGCAACGCTCGGCACACGAGCGACACCGGCCCGCTGGATCCGGCCTGCGATTGTTATACCTGCCAGAATTACAGTCGCGCGTACCTGCGCCACCTGGAAAAGTGCGGAGAAATGCTTGGACCGCGCCTTTGCACGATTCACAATCTGCACTACTACCAGCGACTGATGACTGACCTGCGGGCCGCAATCACGGCGGGTGAACTCCCCGCTGCAGTGGCCCGCCTGAAATCGGTTTACCAACAGTCACGGGGCTGA
- the yajC gene encoding preprotein translocase subunit YajC, which yields MEFFISNAYAQGAQQGDAFSFLLPMLIIFGAFYFLLIRPQQKRQKAHAALVGALKTGDEVMTAGGILGLVTGVSDHYATLKIADNVEIKVQKSTVSAVVPKGTIDAA from the coding sequence ATGGAATTTTTTATATCTAATGCCTACGCGCAAGGTGCGCAACAAGGCGATGCGTTTAGTTTCCTGCTGCCGATGCTCATCATTTTCGGCGCGTTCTACTTTCTCCTGATCCGGCCGCAGCAAAAACGCCAGAAAGCGCACGCTGCGCTGGTTGGCGCGCTAAAGACCGGCGACGAAGTGATGACAGCCGGCGGCATACTTGGCCTCGTGACCGGCGTCAGTGATCACTACGCGACCTTGAAGATTGCGGATAACGTTGAAATCAAGGTGCAGAAGTCCACGGTGTCAGCCGTGGTGCCGAAGGGCACGATCGATGCGGCATAG
- the secD gene encoding protein translocase subunit SecD: MNRYPVWLNLLLLGILLLGSVLALPNIYGSAPAVQLANLDGSGYNESRLPEIVRILEADQLGPEASYVEDGRAVLRFHSVEEQQKASVVLGERLQREASVALTLAPKLPAWLREFGLQPMSLGLDLRGGVHFLLEVDMDAALTTRLESYRESLSDLLRDAEMRNRVDLSGQTITVRLTAEDDAERARDLIRDSDPELLVIDGSDARTFRVRMSEQQIRERQDFAIEQNITTLRNRVNQLGVSEPLVQRQGVDRIVVQLPGVQDPNRLDDILTATATLEFRLVDTSGDSPGSRRYPGRTGEASQILKREVIASGDQIIDAEAGFSEGSPAVFIGLDASGGEKMLATTQANLKKPMSTVFIESRRIAEERDGETVYRTERSEEIINTATIQGIFKDRFQITGLTPGEARDLSLLLRAGALAAPVYKVEERTIGPSLGRDNIERGFNAVKIGFLAVVVFMAIYYRGFGLIANVALLANLVFIVSLLSLLQASLTLPGIAGIVLTVGMAVDANVLIFERIREELSAGSSPQNAINAGYEKALSSIADANVTTLIAAIVLFALGTGPIKGFAITLSLGIITSMFTAIIGTRAVVNLVFGGRKLTSLPV, from the coding sequence ATGAATCGATACCCTGTCTGGCTCAATCTACTGCTGCTCGGCATCTTGTTGCTGGGTTCCGTACTGGCTTTGCCGAACATTTACGGCAGTGCTCCGGCGGTGCAGCTCGCCAATCTTGATGGCAGCGGCTACAACGAATCACGCCTGCCGGAAATCGTGCGGATTCTCGAGGCCGATCAGTTGGGTCCGGAGGCATCCTACGTTGAGGACGGCCGTGCCGTGTTGCGCTTTCATTCTGTCGAAGAACAGCAGAAGGCGAGCGTCGTACTCGGCGAAAGACTGCAACGGGAGGCCAGCGTAGCGTTGACGTTGGCGCCGAAACTGCCAGCCTGGCTGCGCGAATTCGGTCTGCAGCCGATGAGTCTCGGTCTCGACCTGCGGGGTGGTGTCCACTTCCTGCTGGAAGTGGACATGGATGCGGCATTGACCACGCGGCTCGAATCCTACCGGGAATCATTGAGCGACTTGTTGCGTGATGCCGAAATGCGTAATCGCGTGGACCTGAGTGGTCAGACCATCACAGTCCGGTTGACGGCGGAAGACGATGCCGAGCGGGCTCGCGATCTGATACGTGATTCCGACCCGGAATTGCTGGTGATCGACGGCTCTGACGCACGCACGTTCCGGGTACGGATGAGCGAACAGCAGATTCGCGAACGCCAGGATTTTGCGATCGAGCAGAACATCACCACGTTGCGAAATCGCGTTAACCAACTGGGCGTTTCCGAACCTCTGGTACAAAGACAGGGCGTTGACCGTATCGTTGTACAGTTACCTGGTGTGCAGGATCCCAATCGCCTCGACGACATTCTGACCGCGACGGCGACGCTGGAATTTCGGCTGGTAGATACCTCGGGTGACAGCCCGGGTTCACGCCGCTATCCAGGGCGCACCGGTGAGGCATCGCAGATACTCAAGCGCGAAGTCATCGCTTCAGGTGATCAGATAATTGATGCCGAAGCCGGGTTCAGTGAAGGCAGTCCCGCGGTATTTATCGGTCTCGATGCATCCGGCGGCGAAAAAATGCTGGCGACGACGCAAGCGAACCTGAAAAAGCCGATGTCGACGGTGTTCATCGAGTCGCGACGCATCGCGGAAGAGCGCGATGGCGAGACGGTTTACCGTACCGAGCGCAGCGAAGAGATCATCAACACCGCGACCATTCAGGGCATTTTCAAAGACCGTTTTCAGATTACCGGACTGACTCCCGGCGAAGCCCGCGACCTGTCGTTGCTGTTACGTGCCGGCGCGCTGGCGGCACCGGTCTACAAGGTTGAAGAACGAACTATCGGTCCGAGCCTCGGGCGCGACAACATTGAACGAGGTTTCAATGCGGTAAAAATCGGCTTCCTTGCCGTGGTCGTCTTCATGGCGATCTACTATCGCGGCTTCGGTCTTATCGCCAACGTCGCATTGCTGGCCAATCTTGTGTTCATCGTTTCCCTGCTGTCTTTGCTGCAGGCATCGTTAACCCTGCCGGGCATCGCCGGAATCGTGCTGACGGTGGGTATGGCGGTGGATGCCAACGTGCTCATCTTTGAACGAATACGTGAAGAGCTGTCGGCAGGCTCATCGCCGCAGAACGCGATCAATGCCGGCTATGAAAAGGCCTTGTCGTCTATCGCTGACGCCAACGTTACTACGTTGATTGCCGCGATTGTGCTGTTTGCTCTCGGCACCGGACCCATCAAAGGATTCGCCATTACTCTGTCGCTCGGCATCATTACCTCGATGTTCACGGCGATCATCGGCACGCGCGCAGTTGTCAATTTGGTATTCGGCGGTCGCAAATTGACCAGCTTGCCGGTCTAG
- the secF gene encoding protein translocase subunit SecF — protein MRLVKENTKIDFLSDTRRKVAVGFSVLLVLASLVSLATRGLDFGIDFTGGVLLEVGYPQDADLDRIRALITDAGFEEAQVQTFGATTDVMIRLPPQENENPNEIRETLRSVLSSDEPNVDLRRVDFVGPQVGQELTEQGGLAMIFTLLMIFAYIMFRFQWKFAAGAVAALAHDIIVTLGFFSFFHWPFDLTVVAAVLAVVGYSLNDTVVVFDRIRENFFRLRGTSAEEVMNISINETLARTVITGLTTLVVLAALLFLGGESVGPFSLALIVGILVGTYSSIYMASATALMLEVTAVDLMPPQDDGGELVDDLP, from the coding sequence ATGAGATTAGTTAAAGAAAATACAAAGATCGATTTCCTGAGTGACACTCGGCGGAAAGTTGCAGTTGGGTTCTCGGTGTTACTCGTTCTTGCTTCACTGGTGTCCCTTGCGACCCGCGGGCTGGATTTCGGCATCGATTTTACCGGCGGTGTTTTGCTGGAAGTCGGCTACCCACAAGACGCCGATCTTGATCGAATACGCGCATTGATTACTGATGCCGGCTTTGAGGAAGCGCAGGTGCAGACGTTCGGTGCGACGACGGATGTGATGATTCGTTTGCCGCCACAGGAAAACGAGAATCCAAATGAAATTCGGGAAACCCTGCGCAGTGTGTTGTCCAGTGACGAACCGAATGTCGACTTGCGCCGGGTCGACTTTGTCGGTCCGCAGGTTGGCCAGGAGCTGACCGAGCAGGGCGGCCTGGCGATGATCTTTACGTTGTTGATGATTTTCGCCTACATCATGTTTCGCTTTCAGTGGAAGTTCGCGGCTGGTGCTGTCGCGGCACTGGCCCATGACATCATCGTGACGCTGGGATTCTTTTCGTTTTTCCACTGGCCATTTGATCTCACTGTTGTCGCGGCGGTGCTGGCGGTGGTCGGCTACTCGTTGAACGACACCGTCGTGGTATTTGATCGCATCAGGGAGAACTTCTTCCGGCTGCGCGGTACCTCGGCAGAAGAGGTCATGAATATTTCGATCAATGAAACCCTGGCGCGAACGGTCATAACCGGGCTGACGACACTGGTCGTGCTGGCGGCGTTGTTGTTTCTTGGTGGCGAATCCGTTGGTCCGTTTTCACTGGCGCTGATCGTCGGCATTCTTGTCGGTACCTACTCGTCGATTTACATGGCGAGTGCGACGGCGCTGATGCTGGAGGTAACGGCGGTCGACCTGATGCCACCGCAGGACGACGGCGGCGAACTGGTGGACGACCTGCCTTAG
- a CDS encoding inositol monophosphatase family protein — MHALLNVAIMAARRGGDTLVRSLNKLDKIKVEQKGRNDFVSEADRTAERAVIETIQKHYPDHAILAEESGQHGESEYVWVIDPLDGTTNFLHGFPVFCVSIAVLHNGRPEHAAVYDPLRQELFTASRGAGAQLDGRRIRVSRQSNMERALLGTGFPYRDSNLALEPYLKMLQKSLQATSGVRRAGSAALDLCYVAAGRLDGFWETGLKSWDIAAGALLIREAGGIISGLDGSENFLESGHVLAATPKIYSGMARLFSNDIKTMFATS, encoded by the coding sequence ATGCACGCATTGCTTAATGTCGCGATCATGGCGGCACGTCGCGGCGGCGATACCCTGGTACGCAGTCTGAACAAGCTCGACAAAATAAAGGTCGAACAAAAAGGCCGCAACGATTTCGTCAGTGAAGCCGATCGCACCGCCGAGCGGGCCGTGATCGAGACCATCCAAAAGCACTACCCGGACCACGCCATACTTGCCGAAGAAAGCGGGCAACACGGCGAGTCGGAGTATGTCTGGGTGATCGACCCGCTCGACGGCACAACGAATTTTCTGCACGGCTTTCCGGTCTTTTGTGTCTCCATTGCCGTCCTGCACAACGGTCGGCCGGAGCACGCCGCCGTCTACGATCCGTTGCGCCAGGAGCTGTTTACGGCCTCCCGCGGAGCCGGTGCGCAGCTTGACGGACGCCGCATCCGGGTCAGCCGTCAAAGCAACATGGAACGCGCATTGCTCGGCACCGGCTTTCCCTATCGTGACTCCAATCTGGCACTTGAGCCGTACCTGAAGATGCTGCAGAAATCGCTGCAAGCCACTTCCGGTGTGCGCCGCGCCGGTTCTGCCGCGCTCGATCTGTGCTACGTCGCCGCCGGGCGGCTGGACGGCTTCTGGGAAACCGGGCTGAAGTCCTGGGATATTGCCGCCGGCGCATTATTGATTCGCGAAGCGGGCGGCATTATCTCCGGCCTTGATGGCAGCGAAAACTTCCTTGAGTCCGGCCACGTACTGGCCGCCACGCCCAAGATCTACAGCGGCATGGCGCGCCTGTTCAGCAATGACATCAAGACGATGTTTGCTACGAGCTGA
- a CDS encoding RNA methyltransferase produces MDVRIILVGTTHPGNIGACARAMKNMGLSDLMLVRPRHFPHEDATARASGATDILDAVRVVENLDEALLDCVYVAGASARSRTIGWPSFTPRDCAARLLKEAQTGKVAAVFGPEKSGLTNEDLDRCHALLTIPTDPGFSSLNLAMAVQILTYELRVATLDGPPPVYEPEAPLASGEDLEHFYSHLEQVLIDSGFMDPENPRHLMRRLRRLFIRAEPDRNEINILRGIFASLDPRKPGQKS; encoded by the coding sequence ATGGACGTGCGCATAATCTTGGTTGGAACTACCCATCCGGGGAACATCGGAGCCTGCGCCAGGGCGATGAAAAATATGGGCTTGTCGGACCTCATGCTGGTTCGTCCGCGGCATTTTCCGCACGAGGATGCGACCGCCAGGGCATCCGGCGCCACCGATATTCTGGATGCCGTTCGGGTCGTCGAAAATCTCGATGAGGCATTGCTGGACTGCGTATACGTTGCGGGGGCGAGTGCCCGCTCGCGAACCATAGGCTGGCCAAGTTTCACGCCGCGTGACTGCGCTGCAAGGTTGTTGAAAGAAGCGCAGACCGGCAAGGTTGCCGCCGTTTTCGGGCCGGAAAAGTCCGGGTTGACCAACGAAGATCTTGACCGTTGTCACGCATTGCTGACGATCCCGACCGACCCCGGCTTCAGTTCGCTCAACCTGGCGATGGCCGTGCAGATCCTGACCTACGAATTGCGGGTGGCCACACTGGACGGTCCGCCGCCGGTCTACGAGCCGGAAGCCCCGCTCGCCTCCGGAGAGGACCTTGAACACTTCTACAGTCACCTGGAGCAGGTATTGATCGACAGTGGTTTCATGGACCCGGAAAATCCACGTCACCTCATGCGGCGGCTGCGACGCTTGTTCATCCGCGCAGAACCAGATCGTAATGAAATCAATATATTACGGGGTATATTTGCGTCTTTGGATCCACGCAAGCCGGGCCAGAAGTCGTGA
- a CDS encoding cysteine desulfurase family protein translates to MPVYLDHAATTRVAPEVVAAMNDCLRDPLAFANPSSLHIAGRTAAAKEREARTTVAGLLNVAPRDLIWTSGATESDNLAIIGGARFRAHRGRHLITMRTEHKAVVDAFRALEKEAFEVSWLSPGPDGMLDLAELVDAFREDTQLVSVMHVNNETGVVQDIAAIGQLCRERDVLFHCDAAQSVGKLPLDLAELPIDLLSMTAHKFHGPPGIGALYIAPRTGCSVQPLLFGGGQQRRLRPGTLPIPLIVGCGAAAGLAAERHDDDLRHVRGLYQQLWSELQGVPGLHLNGNAHSHYPGILNVSADGVEGESLRLLLEPLCVASGSACNSQSAEPSYVLRALGRSAELAESAIRFSFGRETRPADIEFASLTYRQAIGRLRALLPAACKR, encoded by the coding sequence ATGCCGGTTTACCTTGATCACGCCGCCACCACGCGGGTGGCGCCAGAGGTTGTGGCGGCCATGAATGATTGCCTCCGTGACCCGCTGGCATTCGCGAATCCGTCGTCGCTGCACATTGCCGGACGCACTGCCGCGGCCAAGGAGCGGGAGGCCAGGACCACTGTGGCCGGGCTCCTGAATGTTGCCCCGCGCGACCTGATCTGGACCTCGGGTGCCACGGAGTCGGACAATCTGGCCATCATCGGCGGCGCGCGCTTTCGCGCACACCGCGGTCGGCATCTCATTACCATGCGCACGGAGCACAAAGCCGTCGTTGACGCCTTTAGGGCGCTGGAGAAAGAAGCGTTCGAGGTGAGCTGGCTGAGCCCGGGTCCTGACGGGATGCTGGATCTCGCTGAGCTCGTCGATGCGTTCCGTGAGGACACGCAGCTGGTTTCGGTCATGCACGTCAACAACGAGACCGGGGTCGTGCAGGATATCGCCGCGATTGGTCAGCTGTGCCGCGAGCGCGACGTATTGTTTCATTGCGATGCCGCACAATCGGTTGGCAAGTTGCCGCTGGATCTGGCGGAACTGCCGATCGATCTGTTGTCGATGACGGCACACAAATTCCATGGCCCGCCCGGCATCGGTGCGCTGTATATTGCGCCGCGCACCGGCTGCAGCGTGCAACCTCTGCTGTTTGGGGGCGGCCAGCAACGCCGTTTGCGGCCGGGCACACTGCCGATTCCGCTCATTGTGGGCTGCGGGGCGGCGGCCGGGCTGGCAGCCGAACGTCACGATGACGACTTGCGCCACGTGCGGGGCCTCTACCAGCAATTGTGGTCTGAACTCCAGGGCGTGCCGGGGCTGCACCTGAACGGCAATGCTCACAGCCATTATCCGGGGATCCTGAACGTCAGCGCGGATGGCGTGGAGGGCGAGAGTCTGCGGTTGCTGCTTGAACCGCTGTGCGTTGCCAGCGGCTCGGCATGCAATTCGCAAAGTGCGGAGCCCTCGTACGTGCTGCGTGCTCTGGGCCGGTCGGCCGAACTCGCTGAAAGCGCCATTCGCTTCAGTTTCGGCCGCGAAACCCGCCCGGCAGACATCGAATTCGCCAGCCTGACGTATCGCCAGGCGATCGGGCGTTTGCGCGCCTTGCTACCTGCGGCGTGCAAGCGGTGA
- a CDS encoding iron-sulfur cluster assembly scaffold protein: MDPYHYSERVRTLFGRLAHAGCVPGTYIEIARGGMHIELSAQVSGTRLRALRFRAFACPHLLAAAEAFCEEFEGRTVEDLRQYSASQAIARLGIPLEKTGRILLLEDAIAALRDRLPGPPEQAN, encoded by the coding sequence GTGGATCCCTATCATTACAGCGAGCGAGTGCGGACACTGTTCGGCCGTCTGGCGCATGCGGGCTGCGTGCCGGGCACCTACATTGAAATAGCGCGCGGTGGCATGCATATCGAACTAAGCGCTCAGGTATCGGGTACCCGGCTACGCGCATTACGCTTCCGGGCATTCGCCTGCCCGCACCTGCTGGCGGCGGCTGAGGCCTTCTGTGAGGAATTCGAAGGCCGAACGGTCGAGGATCTGCGACAATACTCGGCCAGCCAGGCAATTGCCCGGCTGGGGATTCCGCTTGAAAAGACCGGGCGAATTCTGCTACTTGAAGACGCAATTGCGGCGCTACGGGACAGGCTTCCGGGGCCGCCGGAACAGGCAAACTGA
- the iscA gene encoding iron-sulfur cluster assembly protein IscA → MALSLTQPAAERVKNYLNQRGKGFGLRVGVKKTGCNGFAYIVNYADAADEGDEVFEDRGVKLVVDHKSLALIDGTEIDFVKDGLNEAFRFRNPNVTGECGCGESFSV, encoded by the coding sequence ATGGCACTATCACTGACTCAACCCGCTGCAGAGCGGGTAAAAAACTACCTCAATCAGCGCGGTAAGGGCTTTGGATTGCGCGTCGGCGTGAAAAAGACCGGCTGCAATGGTTTCGCCTACATCGTGAATTACGCGGATGCGGCGGACGAGGGCGACGAGGTCTTCGAGGACCGCGGCGTCAAGCTGGTCGTGGATCACAAGAGCCTGGCGCTCATCGACGGCACCGAAATCGACTTCGTCAAAGACGGTCTCAACGAGGCATTTCGCTTCAGAAACCCGAATGTCACTGGCGAATGTGGCTGCGGCGAGAGCTTCAGCGTCTAA
- the ndk gene encoding nucleoside-diphosphate kinase gives MSVEQTLSIIKPDGVQKNLIGEIYSRFEKAGLRIVAAKMMHLSKEQAGEFYAVHKERPFFNDLVNYMTSGPVMVQALEGELAVNVNRDLMGATNPADADDGTIRSDFADSIEENIVHGSDAVETAAAEIRFFFGSDGICPRTR, from the coding sequence ATGTCCGTTGAGCAAACGCTCTCGATTATCAAACCCGATGGTGTTCAGAAAAACCTGATCGGCGAAATTTACTCACGCTTTGAAAAAGCGGGACTGCGAATCGTCGCTGCCAAGATGATGCATTTGAGCAAAGAACAGGCTGGTGAGTTCTACGCTGTGCACAAGGAGCGTCCGTTCTTCAATGACCTCGTCAACTACATGACGTCAGGTCCGGTCATGGTGCAGGCGCTGGAAGGTGAGTTGGCCGTCAATGTGAATCGCGATCTGATGGGCGCGACCAATCCGGCTGATGCGGATGACGGCACGATTCGCTCGGACTTCGCGGACAGTATTGAAGAAAATATCGTGCACGGTTCGGACGCCGTCGAAACTGCTGCGGCAGAGATACGCTTTTTCTTCGGTAGCGACGGCATCTGCCCGAGGACCCGCTAG